The genomic region AAAGGTGGTCCGCGTACTCCTGCAGGGCCGCATCGAGCGCGTGCTCGAAGCCGATGAGGCTCTCCGCGTCCTCGAGTTCAGAGAGTGCGGCCGAGAGGTCGCTCCCGTACGTGCTGTCGCGGATGCGTGCGACGAGCTCGTCGGTGTTGCTGACCAGCTGCGTGAGTTCTGCGGCGTCGAACAACCGCCCACCCTCGATGAAGTACTCCGAGGGGTCGATGTCCGCGCCACTGCGTGCGAGACGCAGCGCGTTCCGGACGTTACGGAAGTCGATCTCCGCCTGCAGGAACTCGAGGTACAGCGCACTGGGGCTGTCTACAGCGTCGGTCGTGCCCACCTCGTCCAGCAGGTGCTCGTAGAACGCACGGTCGACGGCGTTCTCGAGCGGGACGAGAACGTTGGACTCCTGGTACTCCTCGAACGCGACCTCGAGGTCGGGCCCGAAGAGCGTGCCTTCCAGCAGCTCCACGGCATCCTCGATGGACTGGGCCTCGAGGAGTCGCTGCAGGAAGCGCTCGTCGAACTCACCGGCGCCGATGAGGTCGGGTTCGACCTCCTCGGCCGACGAGTCGGCGTACAGGCCGCGCAGGATCGTCTTGACGTTCCACGCGTCGAACTTGCGCAGGTACGCCGCGATCTGGTTGTAGATGCGGCCGTTCGCCCATTCGAGCACGTCTTCGAAGTTCTTCGCGAGGTTTCGGTTGAGCGCGTACTCGATGAGGTCGACCCCGCTGTGACGGGAACCGAGCGCGTTCATCTCGGCCTCGTACTCGGTCTCCTCCATGTAGCGGGCGATCTCGCCCGGCCCCATGCGTACGAGCTTCCGGTAGTCCTCGTCACCGAACAGCTTCGCTCGACGTGCCCTGACGCGGGCGTTGACGTATTCTGGATTCGAACCGCGGTCGCTCTTGCTCATTGCTCGTCGAACAGCTGGGAGCTGATTTCTCGCAGGTTGTCCTCCCAGACGTCTTCGAGCACCGAGTCGAACGTGTTGTTGACCCGGAGACGACTCTCCTCGCTCTCGACGACGACGCCGCCGAGGCAGTCGTACTCGCCGGCGTACTCGTAGCCGTCGTAGTCGGCGAGAATCGTCTCGAGCAGGTCTTCGTCGCTGGCGCGGCCGTAGACGACGGCGCTGTCGACGGTTTCGAACTCCTCCGCGGCTGCGTCGAGCAGTGCACGGGTGAGTTCCTCGCGCTCGTCACCGTCCAGGGCGACGATCTCGGACTCGACGTCCTCGCGGACCTGTTCCAGCACGTCGCGACGCGCTTCGAGGCGCATCTGCTTGGCCTCGAGTTTGGCGCTCGAAAGCTGCTGCTCGCGCTCCTGTGCTACCTTTCGTTCGGCCGCGCGCTCTGCCTCTTCGAGCGTCTCCTCGGCGTCGGCTTCGGCTTCCGAGATGATCTCCTCGGCCTCCGCCTCTGCGTCCTCGCGGATTTCCTCCGCACGCGCGCGGGCTTCGTCTCGTATGTCCTCAACGACTGTTTCCAAACTCATTGTAAGAAAGTGGGGAGCGGTTTAGACGAAGAGCGCGACCAGCGCGAAGATCACCAGCGTCTCGGGCAGGACCGTCAGGACGATCCCGATACCGGTAGAGATGGAGTCTTCGGCGAGTGCGCCGACTGCGGCGGCACCGATGCCGCGTTCTGCGTACCCTGCACCGATCGCGGCCAGCCCGATACCGAGAGCTGCACCGGAGTCTGCGGGAATCGCGGGAGCGTTACCCTCCTGCAGGGCGATGTCTGTTACGTTGTTCAGTGCGGTCATTCCGACGTCGGCGAGAGCTTCGAACATGTTTACGTATACCTCGTGGTTTGTAACCGGACAATCGCTAATCACCGCACTGGCTTCATAAAACTTCCCAAAAGAAACCGCCGATTCTGCCGGTATAACAGCTAATTGGCGGAGTCCATGGGGTTTATACTTTCGATTGACGCCGGGTTTCCTGACAGTCGGAAGAGACGAATCTGAACAACTGTGAGGAATCAGCCGCCAAACAGCGAGAGAAACGAAAGGGCCGAGCTCAGTCCTCGGTGGTGTAGGTGCGCTCGTACCCGAACGGGTTGAACACGCGACCGCCACCCTCGTAGAACTTGTCGAAGAACTCGACGTACTCGAGACGCACTCCCTGCAGTCCTGCGCTCGTCACACCGAGCAGCAGGACGACGAGGTGGCCGACGATGAGGATGAGGACGCCCGCGAGCGCCATCCCGATACCGCCGTGCAGCAGGCCGCCGAACATGACCTCGGTGACCTCGTGGCCGTGGTACGTCCCGACCTCGAGCATGTGCTTGGGGTCGTGGGTCGTCCCGAAGTGCCACTCGGCACCCTTCTCGGTCTCGACGACGTACACCCCGAAGAAGAGCAGGTTGACGACGAACGCCATCCCTGCCTTCGCCAGGATGACTGCCCCGATACGCAGGTAGGACAGGACGTTGACGAGCACGTTGACGGACTCCAGCGCACCGACGAGGAGACCGAACCCGCCCATGTGCTGGACCTCGCCGTAGATCATCGCGACGAGCCCACCGACGAACAGCACCAGACCGAGGGTGCCGATGGCCGGCGAGAACCCGGTGAATCCGAGGTCGTAGACGGCCTTCGAGCCGCCGAACGACTGGAACAGGAAGTCAGGCTTCAGGCCCTCTGCCTGCGTGCTGAAGATCCACATCCAGACCCCGAACATCATGGTCGCCCACGAGCCGTTCTCGATGAACGCCGTGACGGGACCGTGGTCGAGGTCGTTGATGAACCCGAAGACGTACCCCACCGTCAGGTGGAGCAGGCCGAGCAGCATGCTCACGACGAGCCAGGTCTGGCCGTACTGCAGGTAAGCTGGCTGGAGACCCTTGTGCATCGGCGGGCTGCCGCCGAACAGGACCTCACCCAGCACGTGTAAGCCGAATATCTCGCCGTACAGGATACCGAACAGCATGGTGAACCCACCGGCCCACAGGCCGATGCCACCGAGTGCCTTCAGCACGTCGCTGTTGGTGCGCGTGTAGAGCAGGAAGCCGACCGCGGTGTAGATGAGCCCGTATCCGAGGTCGCCCAGCATGAACCCGTAGAACAGCGGGAACGTCATGAGCAGGACGATAGTCGGGTCGAGTTCCGTGTACTTCGGTCGGTTGACCATCTCGATGAGGAACTCGAAGGGTTCTGCGGCCTTGTTGTTCTGCTGGACGGTCGGCGGTGCGTCACCCATCGTGACGACGCCACCGTCGGCGGCCGCCTCGGCACCACCGGAGGTCCCGTGGGACTCGCCCGGCATCTCCGAGGAGCCGACCGCGTGGCCCTCGTGGTAGTCGGCGCGTTCTATCTCCTGGACCTCGGCGTGGTCGCCGACCGCGGAATCGAGTTCGCGCGTGAGGGTGTCGACCTCGTCGGTCGGGAGCCACCCTTCGGCGACGAATGCGTTCTCCGTCGTCGCGAACTGCAGCGGCGCTTCGGACTTCTGGACGTCGATGGACAGGCGCTCCTCGGCGGCCAGCAGGAAGCCGGCGGCGTCGAGGCGCAGGTCCTCGAGTTCGTCCTCGACCGTCGTGAGCTTCGATTCGAGCTGCTGCCGACGGTGGCGCAGTTCGTCGATGTACTCGGTCGGGTCGCCCTCCCCGTCGGGAATCTCCTGACGGGTGAAGTTCGCGCGGACGAGCAGGTCGTCGAGCAGGCTGTCGCTCGCGTTCGACTCGGGGTACGCGAAGACGGCGATGAGGTCGCCGCCACCGCTCTCGACGTCGAACGACCGGATCGCCTTCGCCCCGTTGAGCTCGGCTTTCACGGCCTCGACGTCGCCTTCACCGACCGCGACCTGCAGCGAGTCGTAGCCCGAGAGCAGGTGCAGCGGGATTCCGAGCTCCGCGAACGGTGCGAGCGAACTCACTTTCTCGTCGAGTTCACGCACTTCCGCCTCGAGCTCGTTCCGGCGGTCATCGAGACGATTCGCCTCCTGGCGAACCTCTTCGAGCTCCTCCTCGAGCGCGTCGTCCGTGACGATGCGGCTCGGGCCGGCGTGTTCGGCCTCGACACCCAGGATGCTCTTGATGGAGCGAACGGTGACGAGTTTCTCTGAGGCGTCCTCGGCACCCTCGACGGGGTTCCCGTTGGAGAACCCGTCCCAGGAGCCGTCGTAGTCGCTCAGGTGAACCAGGCGGAGATCGTGTACCGTCTCGATGACGTCGTCCATGACGGACTTCGAGCCCGTCACGGACACCTTGCTCATTTGCTCAGGTCTGAGCATGTACCTCCTCCGTGAATGTTTCGAGGACGTAGTCGACGACCTCGCTCGTGCGTCCCTCGGCGCGGGTACGGAGTTCCTCGCGCTCCGCCTCTCCCTCCTCGAGGATCTGCTCGCGTTCCTCGGCTATCTCGGTGCGAGCTTCCTCAAGGCGGTTCGACTCGAGCTCACGTGCGTCGTCCTCCGCCTCCTGGCGGATTTCTTCGGCACGGTCCCGGGCCTCGGCGATGCGCTCGTCGCGGTCGGCTTCTGCCTCGGCGACGATGTCGTCGGCCTCCGTCTCGGCCGTCTGAATTCGTTCGAGAACCTCTGGCCTCGGCATGGCTTGAACACGCGTGAGTTTACATAGCGGCTATAAGGTAGTTGCGAAAGGTGCTGGACCGGGGTTTCACCTGAGTGCGCCGGTCAATCACGAACGTTCACTCACGATTCAATCGCGACAGAACTATGGCGGGACGTTGCTAAACCCCGGCCAATGGGAATCCTCGAAAACAAGGCTCGTGCACGCCTGTTCTACAAGTATCTCTCGAAGGTGTACGATACCATCAACCCGTTCATCTGGAACGAGGAGATGCGTACCGAGGCCATCGGGATGCTCGATATCGAGCCCGACGACCGGGTGCTCGACGTGGGCTGTGGGACCGGCTTCGCGACCGAAGGACTCCTCGCTCACGAGAACGTCGACGAGGTCTGGGGCCTCGACCAGAGCCCGGACCAGCTCGAGAAGGCCTACGCCAAGTTCGGCAAGCACGGCCCGGTCCACTTCCACATGGGTGACGCCGAGCGTCTCCCGTTCGCGACGAACAGCTTCGACGTCATCTGGTCGTCCGGCTCCATCGAGTACTGGCCGAACCCGGTCCGTGCGCTGCGCGAGTTCCGCCGCGTCGTGAAACCCGGTGGCCAGGTGCTCGTCGTCGGGCCGAACTACCCGAAGACGACGGTCATGCAGAAGGTCGCCGACGCCATCATGCTGTTCTACGACGAGGAAGAGGCGGACGAGATGTTCACCGCGGCCGGCTTCGAGGACATCCAGCACCGCCTGATGGGCCCGGAGTACGACCCCGACATCGCCATCACGACCGTCGCACGTGCACCAGGTGCAGACGATGCGGCGGACGAGGCGGCCGAGGAGGGCGAGACCATCGAAGACGACGCCGGCCCGGAAGCCGAAGCCTGAGAACGGGCGACCGTCTCGACCTGCCCGACCACCAGTTCCTCGCTGTAGAACGTCACCACGACTCGCGAGTCCGGTGAGAGCGTCGGCCGGTTCGTCCCCGCGATCCTGACGCTCGCGGTCTCGCCTGCGGTCCACGTCGAATCGGCTGCGGTGTTGAACGGCCCGGTCGGCCCCGGCGCGAACCCACGCGCGGAGAAGAACGGCACCGGTGGCTGGTGTGCGAGCCGTGTCCCATCGACCTCGACCACCACCCGCAGGTCTCGCACGTCGACCGTCTCACCACCGGTGTGGGTCACGGTGATACGCCCGGTGTCGGCGTCCGCCGTGGCCGCGAAGCTCGCACGCGGAGCCTCTGTCGGTGGGGTCTCGTAGACGCCGACCACGACGACGCTCGCGAGGACGAGCGTCACCGCGAGCAAGAGCGCGGTACCGACGACGGGGGTGACTGCACGGGGAGAGAGCACGCGGGCTCTGGCCGCGGCTTCGGATAAAAAGGCTCGGCGTCAGGACGAGACGCTGACGTTGATGGGACCCTGTGGGAGTTCGACCGTGACCTCGTAGTCCCCACTCGGCTGGGTGAACCAGTGGATGCCGTCATCGTCCGTCTGCCCGACGACCGTGCCATCCACCATCACCGGCGCAGCGATGGCGTCGCCGCTGAGGACGTTCTGGACCTGGATGCGTGCCGGGCCGCCGTTGGCCGTCTCGTTGATGACGACCTCGACGCCGTAGTCGGTCGCGTTGACGCTGTTGCTGACGGGGAGCGCGGAGACGGTCAACTGCTGGTACTCGCGGTACACCTTCCGCTGCGAGCCATCGACGTAGATACGGATGGAGCCCTGGTCCAGGGGGCTCTCGTAGAACCAGCTACCGCGCCTGAACTCCCAGATGTTCACGCCGGAGCTCTCGCGCACGTACGGGTATCTCCCCTCGGTGTACTCCAGGAACTCCGTTCGGTTGTCGAACCCGTTCGTCGTGTCGGTGTCCCAGTGGTCGAGCCTGACCGCCTCGCGGTAGTACTCCAGGTCCGGGCCAGTCTGTGCGAGCAACTGGATGACGACACCGGACTGTGAGCCCTGGACCTGGGCCTGCAGCGACCCGTCACGTTCGTTGTTCAACGTCCGGAACAGGGCCGACCGGGTCGGTGTGCTGTACTCGTTTGCCTGCCTGGTGAGGTACCCGAGGGATGCACCGGTCGAGCGTTCGAGCCGCGCGATGGTGTCCTTGGTCTGTTCGGCACGGTAGCCGACGAGTGCGAGTCGCTTCAACAGCTCTCGCTCGGAGATGTCACCGGCTCCGTACGCTTCGATCGCCTGCCGTTCCTGCTGTTGCAGCGTGTCGACCCGCGACTCCACGTCCTCGATGGCCGCCTCCACGAGCGCCTGCCGTGCCTCGTCGGAGGACGCGGCACCGAGGCGAACCGAGAGGAGTTCGAGCTGGTAGTTGCTGTCGACGGTCTCACGGTTCATCGCCACGGCGGCACCGAGATCGAGCCCGGGCGTACCGTAGCCCTGTGTGGAGACCGTGTCGAGTTCGAGTCGTCGCGTCGTGTCGTTCGAGATGGACGTGCGACTCGTCACGTCCGCCGACAGCGTTGGCCGCTCGGCGGCGGTGTCTGCGGGGACCGCGGGTGCGCTGGCGGCCGTCCCGATGGGCGACAGGACGAGGAGGGCCAGCAGGGCGACGCACGTGAAACGTCTCATTGGTCGCCCGTACTGCGCGACGGTACAAAAACCGGTCGACGTGTCTCGAACGAGCACGAAAACCCTCGAGAGCCGGCGAGACATTTCATAACGGCTGCTGATGTTTTATCTCGATGGAAAGCGTTTTTTCCCCGCGGCATGGACGCACCTGTATGCGGTCCCTCTCTGTCGTCACAGCCGCCCTCCTCGTGCTCGCCCTCTTCACCGGGGTCAGCACCGGCGTGCCGAGCGGTGCTCACGCGGGCACACCGGCCGCGTCCCCCGACCTCGCGGTCGCGCAGGACGAGTTCGAACCTGCAGACCCCGGAACGGTCATCGAGGTGAACGTGACCGAGTCCGGCGACGCGCAGTGGTCCGTCTCCTATCGCTACCGCCTGACCGGCGAGAACGAGACGACCGCCTTCAGGCAGTACGGTCGCGCCGTGGCGAAGGGACAAGAGCAGTTGACGTTCTCGGCCGAGCTGTTCCAGCAGTTCGCCGACCAGGCATCGACGTGGACGGGCCGGGACATGGAGATCCGGGACACGTCGTGGCAGGAACCGGTCGTGCGCGAGCCGGCACAGCCCGGCACGGCGACCACCACGACGGGGAGTGACGAGATGAGGACCAGAATCGGCGTCCTCACCTACACCTTCACGTGGACGAACTTCGCCGAGGTCCAGGGGGACGGCGAGGTTCGCGTCGGGGACGCGTTCGGGACCGAGAACGAGACGTGGCTGCCGACGCTGTACGAAGGGCAGCGGTTCGTCATCAACGAGCCGCAGAACTTCGCCATCATCAACTCGCCGGCCGACAAGGGCCCGCAGAACAGTTCCCTCATCTGGGACGGCCCACAGACGTTCGAGCCGGGCTACATCGAGGCGACGTACGTTCCGCGCGAGCCCTCGCAGACCCAGACGACACCCGGCACGACGCCGGGCGGCCTCGGTGAGGAAGGCGGTCTCCCGCTCCAACTCATCGGGTTCGGGCTCCTCGTCGTCCTGGTCGCCGCCGGGAGCTACCTGTTCGCGCGGTGGCAGACCGAACGGGAGCAGTCCACCCCAGCTGCCACCCCGAACGGCGGGCACGACACGGTGACGGCGGACAGCTCGACGACCGACGGTCCGCGCCAGTCGGAGACCACAGACACCGATGCTGCGACGGATGCGGCGACAGCCGCGAGCGCGGGCGCGGCAGCCGCGGACGAAGCTGCAGAGGACGAACCCGAGGCCGAAGACACCGCGTCCGACGCGGGCCAGGAGGAAGCGGAGGAACTCGACCCCATCGACGTGGAGCTCCTCTCGGACGAAGAGCGCGTCCTCCGCCTGCTCCGACAGAACAACGGCCGGATGAAGCAGGCGAACATCGTCAAGGAGACCGGCTGGTCGAACGCGAAGGTCTCCCAGCTGCTCTCCGGCATGGACGACGACGACGAGATCGAGAAGCTCCGCATCGGCCGGGAGAACCTCATCACGCTCCCGGGCGAGAGCATCGGGGACTTCGACGACGACGCCTGACGGACGACGCGTCCGGAGGCTCCTGACAAACGATTTTCACAGGGTCCCGCGTTTCGTAACCATTTACGTGGGTGCCGGCATAATCAGCCGTTGATGAAGGTTCTCGTCACCGTCAAGGAGGTGGCCGCCGTCGAGGACGAATTCCAGATCGATGGGACGTCAATCGACGAGACGTACCTCGAATACGACCTCAACGAGTGGGACGACTACGCCGTCGAAGAAGCCGTTCAGCTGCAGGAGAACGGCATCGCCGACGAAGTCGTCGCCGTGACCATCGGGCCCGAGCGGTCCGAGGAGACAATCCGCATGGCCCTCGCGAAGGGTGCGGACCGCGCGATTCGCGTGTGGGACGACGCCATCGAGGGCACCGACCTGCTCGACGTGGGTGCGAAGACACGCATCCTCTCGGCGGTCGTCGCCGAGGAGGAGCCGGACCTCGTCCTCAGTGGTGTCCAGGCCGACGACGATGGGTTCGGCGCAACGGGCGTCTCCCTCGCCGACGAGATCGACTACGAGTGGGCCGCGGTCGTGAACGACCTCGACCACGACGCGCTCGACGCCGAGAGCGTCGCGAAGGTCCACCGCGAACTGGAGGGTGGCGTCGAGGAGCTGACCGACGTGGAGCTCCCCGCCGTACTCACCATCCAGACCGGTATCAACGAGCCGCGCTACGCCAGCCTGCGCGGTATCCGGATGGCCCAGCGCAAGGAGATCGCCCCGAAGACGCTCGACGACATCGGCCTCGACGCCGACGCCGTCGCCAACGACCTCGAACTCACCGACATGTACGAACCCGAATCCGAAGGGGACGCCACGTACTTCGAGGGCGGCCCGGAGGAAGAAGCCGCACAGCTTGCTGACCTCCTGCGGGAGAAGGGGGTGGGTGCGCAATGAGCGACATCCTCGCAGTCGCCGAGCACCGCCGCGGTGAACTCCGCGACGTGAGCTTCGAACTCGTCACGGCCGGCCGCGAGCTCGCCGACGCGACGGGTGGCGACCTGCACGTCGCCGTCATCTCGGGCGACCTCGACGACTTCGCCGAGCAGCTCAAGCTCGAGGGCGTCGACACCATCCACACCGTCTCCGACGGTGAGGAGTTCAACCACGACGTGTACGCCCAGGCCGTCACGCAGCTCTACGACGCCATCGGCCCGCAGGTCCTGCTCATGCCGAACTCGGTGAACGGGCTGGACTACGCGCCCGCCGTCGCGAACCGCCTCGACCTGCCCTACGTCAGCGACGTCGTCGGGATGGAACTCGACGGCGACACCCTGACCGCCACGCGCGAGATGTACGGTGGGAAGGTCGAAACGGCGACCGACGTGCCCGCAGAGCACGTCGCAGTCTCCATCCGGAGCGCCGAGTGGCCGACGACGGAGGAGACGGGCGACGCCGCCGTCGAGTCCTTCGACGTGGACCTCGACGAGGATCTGATCCGCTCGACCGTCACCGGCTTCGAAGAGGTCGGGTCCGGCGACGTGGACATCAGCGAGGCGGACGTGCTCGTCAGCGTCGGCCGCGGTATCGAGGAGGAGGAGAACCTCGACCTCGTTCGTGACCTCGCCGACGCGCTCGACGCGACGCTGTCGTCGTCGCGCCCCATCGTCGACGCTGGCTGGCTCCCGAAGAACCGCCAGGTCGGTCAGTCCGGGAAGGTCGTCACGCCCGACGTGTACATCGCCATCGGCATCTCCGGGGCGGTCCAGCACGTCGCCGGCATGAAGGGTGCCGACACCATCGTCGCCATCAACACCGACCCGAACGCGCCAATCTACGACATCGCGGACTACGGTATCGTCGACGACCTGTTCGACGTCGTGCCGGCGCTCATCGAACAGTTCTCCTGAGCGGCCCGCTACCGTTTTTTGCC from Haloarchaeobius sp. HME9146 harbors:
- a CDS encoding electron transfer flavoprotein subunit beta/FixA family protein; amino-acid sequence: MKVLVTVKEVAAVEDEFQIDGTSIDETYLEYDLNEWDDYAVEEAVQLQENGIADEVVAVTIGPERSEETIRMALAKGADRAIRVWDDAIEGTDLLDVGAKTRILSAVVAEEEPDLVLSGVQADDDGFGATGVSLADEIDYEWAAVVNDLDHDALDAESVAKVHRELEGGVEELTDVELPAVLTIQTGINEPRYASLRGIRMAQRKEIAPKTLDDIGLDADAVANDLELTDMYEPESEGDATYFEGGPEEEAAQLADLLREKGVGAQ
- the ahaH gene encoding ATP synthase archaeal subunit H, whose protein sequence is MPRPEVLERIQTAETEADDIVAEAEADRDERIAEARDRAEEIRQEAEDDARELESNRLEEARTEIAEEREQILEEGEAEREELRTRAEGRTSEVVDYVLETFTEEVHAQT
- a CDS encoding electron transfer flavoprotein subunit alpha/FixB family protein, with the protein product MSDILAVAEHRRGELRDVSFELVTAGRELADATGGDLHVAVISGDLDDFAEQLKLEGVDTIHTVSDGEEFNHDVYAQAVTQLYDAIGPQVLLMPNSVNGLDYAPAVANRLDLPYVSDVVGMELDGDTLTATREMYGGKVETATDVPAEHVAVSIRSAEWPTTEETGDAAVESFDVDLDEDLIRSTVTGFEEVGSGDVDISEADVLVSVGRGIEEEENLDLVRDLADALDATLSSSRPIVDAGWLPKNRQVGQSGKVVTPDVYIAIGISGAVQHVAGMKGADTIVAINTDPNAPIYDIADYGIVDDLFDVVPALIEQFS
- a CDS encoding F0F1 ATP synthase subunit C; this translates as MTALNNVTDIALQEGNAPAIPADSGAALGIGLAAIGAGYAERGIGAAAVGALAEDSISTGIGIVLTVLPETLVIFALVALFV
- a CDS encoding V-type ATP synthase subunit E, which produces MSLETVVEDIRDEARARAEEIREDAEAEAEEIISEAEADAEETLEEAERAAERKVAQEREQQLSSAKLEAKQMRLEARRDVLEQVREDVESEIVALDGDEREELTRALLDAAAEEFETVDSAVVYGRASDEDLLETILADYDGYEYAGEYDCLGGVVVESEESRLRVNNTFDSVLEDVWEDNLREISSQLFDEQ
- a CDS encoding methyltransferase domain-containing protein — translated: MGILENKARARLFYKYLSKVYDTINPFIWNEEMRTEAIGMLDIEPDDRVLDVGCGTGFATEGLLAHENVDEVWGLDQSPDQLEKAYAKFGKHGPVHFHMGDAERLPFATNSFDVIWSSGSIEYWPNPVRALREFRRVVKPGGQVLVVGPNYPKTTVMQKVADAIMLFYDEEEADEMFTAAGFEDIQHRLMGPEYDPDIAITTVARAPGADDAADEAAEEGETIEDDAGPEAEA
- a CDS encoding V-type ATP synthase subunit I, encoding MLRPEQMSKVSVTGSKSVMDDVIETVHDLRLVHLSDYDGSWDGFSNGNPVEGAEDASEKLVTVRSIKSILGVEAEHAGPSRIVTDDALEEELEEVRQEANRLDDRRNELEAEVRELDEKVSSLAPFAELGIPLHLLSGYDSLQVAVGEGDVEAVKAELNGAKAIRSFDVESGGGDLIAVFAYPESNASDSLLDDLLVRANFTRQEIPDGEGDPTEYIDELRHRRQQLESKLTTVEDELEDLRLDAAGFLLAAEERLSIDVQKSEAPLQFATTENAFVAEGWLPTDEVDTLTRELDSAVGDHAEVQEIERADYHEGHAVGSSEMPGESHGTSGGAEAAADGGVVTMGDAPPTVQQNNKAAEPFEFLIEMVNRPKYTELDPTIVLLMTFPLFYGFMLGDLGYGLIYTAVGFLLYTRTNSDVLKALGGIGLWAGGFTMLFGILYGEIFGLHVLGEVLFGGSPPMHKGLQPAYLQYGQTWLVVSMLLGLLHLTVGYVFGFINDLDHGPVTAFIENGSWATMMFGVWMWIFSTQAEGLKPDFLFQSFGGSKAVYDLGFTGFSPAIGTLGLVLFVGGLVAMIYGEVQHMGGFGLLVGALESVNVLVNVLSYLRIGAVILAKAGMAFVVNLLFFGVYVVETEKGAEWHFGTTHDPKHMLEVGTYHGHEVTEVMFGGLLHGGIGMALAGVLILIVGHLVVLLLGVTSAGLQGVRLEYVEFFDKFYEGGGRVFNPFGYERTYTTED
- a CDS encoding V-type ATP synthase subunit C, with protein sequence MSKSDRGSNPEYVNARVRARRAKLFGDEDYRKLVRMGPGEIARYMEETEYEAEMNALGSRHSGVDLIEYALNRNLAKNFEDVLEWANGRIYNQIAAYLRKFDAWNVKTILRGLYADSSAEEVEPDLIGAGEFDERFLQRLLEAQSIEDAVELLEGTLFGPDLEVAFEEYQESNVLVPLENAVDRAFYEHLLDEVGTTDAVDSPSALYLEFLQAEIDFRNVRNALRLARSGADIDPSEYFIEGGRLFDAAELTQLVSNTDELVARIRDSTYGSDLSAALSELEDAESLIGFEHALDAALQEYADHLSHVFPLSICPVLAYLIAKEREIDNIRAIARGKEAGLNEEEIEAELVTI